A window of Dissulfurirhabdus thermomarina contains these coding sequences:
- a CDS encoding CoB--CoM heterodisulfide reductase iron-sulfur subunit A family protein — MSAPAGGVLVVGGGIAGVQAALDLADAGFRVHLVERTAAIGGRMSQLDKTFPTNDCSACILSPKLVECGRHRNIDLYTLTEVLALEGEPGAFRARLRRHPRYIDPDRCIACGRCADKCPKQVPDEFDLGLGRRKAAYLKYPQAVPLKYAIDPDHCIRLKKPGRCGFCIEACPADAVNFDDRAEELDLDVGAVILAPGFAPFHPGALDFTGYGRLPNVVTAMEFERLLSPSGPCMGHPARPGDGAAPRRIAWLQCVGSRDIHRCNRPYCSAVCCMYAVKQAVIAREHLGADLEAHVFYMDLRTPGKGFEAYAQRAAAEGVRFHRARVHSVLPAATPGGLSLRFMDDDGEIRQETFDLVVLSVGLEMDPAATELARRLGVELDPDGFIRTDPFAPVQTSRPGVFACGAATEPKDIPQTVVEAGAAAHEAARLLAPVRWQASREETYPEERDVSAEPPRIGVFVCHCGVNIGAVVDVPAVRDYARTLPDVVFAQDNLFTCSQDTIDQIAETVRRERLNRVVVASCSPRTHEPLFQATLRAAGLNPHLFEMANIRDQDAWVHPDRPDLATEKAKDLVRMAVARVREHRPLPERRVPVTRRALVVGGGVAGMSAALALADQGFPVTLVEREAALGGQARALSRTWEGHPVAPWLEEISARVASHPLVDLRTGVTVAGVEGSVGRFRTRLSDGTEVAHGAAVIAVGGEPWRPEDPWRFGHGDHPGVMTLLELDRRLAEDAAGPAGLSQAVFIHCVGSRVPERPYCSRVCCTHAIEQALELKTRHPDADIFMLYRDIRTYGRREHLYQEARARGIVFVRYDLDRPPEVTAAGGRLEVTVREPILGRDLRLHPDLVVLATAIRPRADAGALSRFFKCAVGADGFLLEAHMKLRPVDFATEGVFLAGLCHYPKPIEESVAQAQAAAARAARVLAREAVAAEPITAVVDPARCTACGVCEAVCPYHAVTVDPAAGAAVVDPGLCKGCGACTAGCRSGAVTLPNLDNAEILAAVEACLEESPWRQ; from the coding sequence ATGAGCGCCCCGGCGGGCGGCGTCCTCGTGGTGGGCGGAGGCATCGCCGGGGTCCAGGCCGCCCTGGACCTCGCCGACGCGGGCTTCCGGGTCCACCTCGTGGAGCGGACCGCGGCCATCGGCGGCCGGATGTCCCAGCTGGACAAGACCTTTCCCACCAACGACTGCTCCGCCTGCATCCTCTCCCCCAAGCTGGTGGAGTGCGGCCGCCACCGGAACATCGACCTCTACACCCTCACCGAGGTCCTCGCCTTGGAGGGCGAACCCGGGGCCTTCCGGGCCCGGCTCCGCCGCCACCCGCGCTACATCGACCCCGACCGCTGCATCGCCTGCGGCCGTTGCGCGGACAAGTGCCCCAAGCAGGTCCCGGACGAGTTCGACCTGGGCCTCGGCCGGCGCAAGGCCGCCTACCTCAAGTATCCCCAGGCCGTCCCGCTGAAATACGCCATCGACCCCGACCACTGCATCCGCCTCAAGAAACCCGGCCGCTGCGGCTTCTGCATCGAGGCCTGCCCCGCCGACGCGGTGAACTTCGACGATCGGGCCGAGGAACTCGACCTCGACGTGGGGGCCGTGATCCTGGCCCCGGGCTTCGCCCCCTTCCACCCCGGCGCCCTGGATTTCACGGGCTACGGCCGCCTGCCCAACGTCGTGACCGCCATGGAGTTCGAACGCCTGCTCTCGCCCTCGGGCCCGTGCATGGGGCACCCGGCCCGGCCGGGCGACGGGGCCGCGCCCCGGCGGATCGCCTGGCTCCAGTGCGTGGGCTCCCGCGACATCCACCGGTGCAACCGGCCCTACTGCTCGGCGGTCTGCTGCATGTACGCCGTCAAGCAGGCGGTGATCGCCCGGGAGCACCTGGGAGCCGACCTTGAGGCCCACGTCTTCTACATGGATCTTCGCACGCCGGGCAAGGGCTTCGAAGCCTACGCCCAGCGGGCCGCCGCCGAGGGCGTCCGCTTCCACCGGGCCCGGGTCCACAGCGTGCTCCCCGCGGCGACCCCGGGGGGCCTCTCCCTCCGCTTCATGGACGACGACGGGGAGATCCGGCAGGAGACCTTCGACCTCGTGGTGCTCTCCGTGGGCCTCGAGATGGACCCGGCGGCGACGGAGCTCGCCCGCCGGCTCGGGGTGGAACTCGACCCGGACGGGTTCATCCGGACCGACCCCTTCGCCCCGGTCCAAACCTCGCGCCCGGGGGTCTTCGCCTGCGGCGCGGCCACGGAGCCCAAGGACATCCCCCAGACCGTGGTGGAGGCCGGGGCCGCGGCCCACGAGGCGGCCCGACTGCTCGCGCCGGTCCGCTGGCAGGCCTCCCGGGAGGAGACCTACCCCGAGGAACGGGACGTTTCGGCCGAACCGCCGCGTATCGGGGTCTTCGTCTGCCACTGCGGGGTCAACATCGGCGCCGTGGTGGACGTCCCCGCCGTCCGCGACTACGCGAGGACCCTCCCGGACGTGGTCTTCGCCCAGGACAACCTCTTCACCTGTTCCCAGGACACCATCGACCAGATCGCCGAGACCGTCCGCCGCGAGCGGCTCAACCGGGTGGTGGTGGCCTCGTGCTCCCCGCGCACTCACGAGCCCCTCTTCCAAGCCACCCTCCGGGCCGCGGGCCTGAACCCCCACCTCTTCGAGATGGCCAACATCCGGGACCAGGACGCCTGGGTGCACCCCGACCGGCCCGACCTGGCCACGGAGAAGGCCAAGGACCTCGTCCGGATGGCCGTGGCCCGGGTCCGGGAACACCGGCCGTTGCCCGAGCGGCGGGTCCCGGTGACCCGGCGGGCCCTGGTGGTGGGCGGCGGGGTGGCGGGCATGAGCGCCGCCCTGGCCCTGGCGGACCAGGGCTTCCCCGTGACCCTGGTGGAACGCGAGGCCGCGCTCGGCGGCCAGGCCCGGGCCCTCTCCCGCACCTGGGAGGGGCACCCGGTGGCCCCCTGGCTCGAGGAAATCTCGGCCCGCGTGGCCAGCCACCCCCTCGTCGACCTCCGGACGGGCGTCACCGTGGCCGGGGTGGAGGGCTCCGTGGGCCGGTTCCGGACCCGGCTCTCGGACGGGACCGAGGTGGCCCACGGCGCCGCCGTCATCGCCGTGGGCGGCGAGCCGTGGCGGCCGGAGGACCCCTGGCGGTTCGGCCACGGCGACCACCCCGGGGTGATGACCCTCCTCGAGCTCGACCGCCGCCTCGCCGAAGACGCGGCCGGCCCCGCCGGGCTCTCCCAGGCGGTCTTCATCCACTGCGTGGGCTCCCGGGTGCCCGAGCGCCCCTACTGCAGCCGGGTCTGCTGCACCCACGCCATCGAGCAGGCCCTCGAGCTCAAGACCCGCCACCCGGACGCGGACATCTTCATGCTCTACCGCGACATCCGCACCTACGGCCGGCGCGAGCACCTCTACCAGGAGGCCCGGGCGCGGGGGATCGTCTTCGTGCGCTACGACCTGGATCGCCCGCCGGAGGTGACCGCCGCCGGCGGCCGCCTCGAGGTCACCGTCCGGGAACCCATCCTGGGCCGGGACCTCCGGCTCCACCCGGACCTCGTGGTCCTGGCCACCGCCATCCGGCCCCGGGCCGACGCAGGGGCCCTCTCCCGCTTCTTCAAGTGCGCGGTGGGCGCCGACGGGTTCCTCCTCGAGGCCCACATGAAGCTCCGCCCCGTGGACTTCGCCACCGAGGGGGTCTTCCTGGCCGGGCTCTGCCACTACCCGAAACCCATCGAGGAATCCGTGGCCCAGGCCCAGGCGGCGGCGGCCCGGGCGGCCCGGGTGCTGGCGCGCGAGGCCGTGGCGGCCGAGCCCATCACCGCCGTGGTGGACCCGGCCCGCTGCACCGCCTGCGGCGTCTGCGAGGCCGTCTGCCCCTACCACGCCGTCACCGTGGACCCGGCCGCCGGGGCCGCCGTGGTGGACCCGGGGCTCTGCAAGGGCTGCGGGGCGTGCACGGCCGGGTGCCGCTCCGGCGCCGTGACCCTCCCCAACCTCGACAACGCCGAGATCCTGGCGGCCGTGGAGGCCTGCCTGGAGGAGTCGCCATGGAGGCAGTGA
- a CDS encoding (Fe-S)-binding protein, with product MFYATLEGLRRFRIPHKFELVSIITLYARWIREGRLRVDPSWNTEGLRFTVQDPCKLVRQGLGDEVAEDLRFVVRAVAGEANFVEPWPNRSNNYCCGGGGGALQAGFVENRRRYGRLKFEQLAATGADVVITPCHNCHSQILDLCAHYGGSWQTTHLWNWIVRALVREAAA from the coding sequence ATGTTCTACGCGACCCTGGAGGGGTTGCGAAGGTTCCGGATCCCCCACAAGTTCGAGCTCGTCAGCATCATCACCCTCTACGCCCGGTGGATCCGGGAGGGGCGGCTCCGGGTGGACCCCTCCTGGAACACCGAAGGGCTTCGGTTCACGGTCCAGGACCCGTGCAAGCTGGTCCGCCAGGGCCTCGGGGACGAGGTGGCCGAGGACCTCCGGTTCGTGGTCCGGGCCGTGGCCGGGGAGGCCAACTTCGTGGAACCCTGGCCCAACCGCTCCAACAACTACTGCTGCGGGGGCGGGGGCGGGGCCCTCCAGGCCGGCTTCGTGGAGAACCGCCGCCGCTACGGGCGGCTCAAGTTCGAGCAGCTCGCCGCGACCGGCGCCGACGTGGTCATCACGCCGTGCCACAACTGCCACAGCCAGATCCTGGACCTCTGCGCGCACTACGGCGGCTCCTGGCAGACCACCCACCTCTGGAACTGGATCGTCCGGGCCCTGGTCCGGGAGGCGGCGGCATGA
- a CDS encoding 4Fe-4S dicluster domain-containing protein, producing the protein MADAPKPLDLDRLRTRLKERILGALPDGRLDYCLTCGLCVSGCPASGLEGMDPRRLLRLLVFGQDDDVLATDWIYACTMCQRCKYACPMGIDVGRIVYELRGMRPRDRRPRNLQRSCDLQKASNSTGIPDEDFVWVVGDVLEEVRRNEPEWADLQAPIDKHGAEYFLNQNAKEPTVEPEEMVHLWKILHAAGVDWTYASRWWDGANYCLFPGDPADWELTVRRQAEMVDSLGVRYYINTE; encoded by the coding sequence ATGGCCGACGCTCCCAAACCGCTCGACCTCGATCGGCTCCGCACCCGCCTCAAGGAGCGGATCCTCGGAGCCCTCCCCGACGGCCGCCTGGACTACTGCCTCACCTGCGGACTCTGTGTCAGCGGCTGTCCGGCCAGCGGCCTCGAGGGCATGGATCCCCGAAGGCTCCTCCGCCTCCTCGTCTTCGGGCAGGACGACGACGTCCTCGCCACCGACTGGATCTACGCCTGCACCATGTGCCAGCGGTGCAAGTACGCCTGCCCCATGGGGATCGACGTCGGGCGCATCGTCTACGAGCTCCGCGGCATGCGCCCCAGGGACCGGCGCCCCAGGAACCTCCAGCGCTCCTGCGATCTCCAGAAGGCCTCCAACAGCACCGGCATCCCCGACGAGGACTTCGTCTGGGTGGTGGGGGACGTCCTGGAGGAGGTCCGGCGGAACGAGCCGGAATGGGCCGACCTCCAGGCCCCCATCGACAAGCACGGCGCCGAGTACTTCCTCAACCAGAATGCCAAGGAACCCACGGTGGAGCCCGAGGAGATGGTCCACCTGTGGAAGATCCTCCACGCCGCCGGCGTCGACTGGACCTATGCCTCCCGCTGGTGGGACGGGGCCAACTACTGCCTCTTCCCCGGCGACCCGGCGGACTGGGAGCTCACCGTACGGCGCCAGGCGGAGATGGTGGACTCCCTCGGCGTGAGGTACTACATCAACACCGAGTGA
- the rnr gene encoding ribonuclease R, with amino-acid sequence MRTSAKGRGRRGPGAPLEDRLISALETAGRPLFRREILHLAHVRPEDRAAARKALSGLVRRGALLLMKGRRYGLPHLMDLVAGRLSVHPDGFGFVIPDPGQKVTEDLFIPPKGLKGAVHGDRVVARVEGRRGKRFEASILRVVERPLDRVIGTFRRGRNVAAVIPEDDRLLFEVIIPPGADGGARPGEVVVAEIADFSPEHRNPEGRVTEVLGDPADLAVQTRIVIHKYELPHDFSPAARDQAEALPDAVTRDDLAGRKDLRELPLVTIDGADARDFDDAVCVRKTRTGYTLTVAIADVGHYVPAGSPLDEDALARGTSVYFPGAVVPMLPESLSNHLCSLVPGQDRLAMAVEIAYDRAGRPRWSRFFKAVIRSHRRFTYTEVKEVLVDRDPAAVARNREHLDHLEWMAELAGHLSRRRRRRGSIDFDLPEPAVVLGLRGELEAIVRRERNLAHQIIEEFMIAANEAVAAHLAERRIPVLYRVHEEPDRAKVRDFVEFARSAGLDVAAPEELTPRWFQEVLARAEGTPQEYVVNAVLLRSMQQAVYSPVNSGHFGLASPAYLHFTSPIRRYPDLVVHRVLKANLRGTRKRPVYGEDRLEELGRALSARERTALEAEREMLDRLKVRFMEGRVGEVFEGVVSGVASFGFFVELRDVFVEGAVRLVDLADDYYVLEENRHRLVGKRTGRTFQIGQVVRVSVKAVNVARRHINFELVPDDAS; translated from the coding sequence ATGCGGACGTCAGCCAAAGGCCGCGGCCGTCGCGGCCCGGGCGCGCCGCTCGAGGACCGGCTCATCTCCGCCCTCGAGACCGCGGGCCGCCCCCTCTTCCGGCGGGAGATCCTCCACCTGGCCCACGTGCGGCCCGAGGACCGGGCGGCGGCCCGGAAGGCCCTCTCCGGCCTGGTGCGCCGGGGGGCGCTCCTCCTCATGAAGGGCCGTCGCTACGGCCTTCCGCACCTCATGGACCTCGTCGCTGGCCGCCTGTCCGTTCACCCCGACGGCTTCGGCTTCGTCATTCCCGATCCCGGCCAGAAGGTCACCGAGGACCTCTTCATCCCCCCGAAGGGCCTCAAGGGCGCGGTCCACGGCGACCGCGTGGTGGCCCGGGTGGAGGGGCGGCGCGGGAAGCGCTTCGAGGCCTCCATCCTCCGGGTGGTGGAGCGCCCCCTCGACCGCGTGATCGGCACCTTCCGGCGCGGGCGGAACGTGGCGGCGGTCATCCCCGAGGACGATCGGCTCCTCTTCGAGGTCATCATCCCGCCCGGGGCCGACGGGGGGGCGCGGCCCGGCGAGGTGGTGGTGGCGGAGATCGCCGACTTCTCCCCCGAACACCGGAACCCCGAGGGCCGCGTGACGGAGGTCCTGGGCGACCCTGCGGATCTGGCGGTCCAGACCCGGATCGTCATCCACAAGTACGAGCTCCCCCACGACTTTTCCCCGGCGGCCCGGGACCAGGCCGAGGCCCTGCCCGACGCCGTCACCCGGGACGACCTCGCCGGCCGGAAGGACCTCCGGGAGCTCCCCCTGGTCACCATCGACGGGGCGGACGCCCGGGACTTCGACGACGCGGTCTGCGTGCGCAAGACCCGGACGGGCTACACCCTCACCGTGGCCATCGCCGACGTCGGCCACTACGTCCCCGCGGGATCCCCCCTGGACGAGGACGCCCTGGCCCGGGGCACCAGCGTGTACTTTCCCGGGGCCGTGGTGCCCATGCTGCCCGAGTCGCTCTCCAACCACCTCTGCAGCTTGGTGCCCGGCCAGGACCGCCTGGCCATGGCGGTGGAGATCGCCTACGACCGGGCTGGCCGGCCGCGCTGGAGCCGGTTCTTCAAGGCCGTGATCCGCAGCCACCGCCGCTTCACCTACACGGAGGTGAAGGAGGTCCTGGTGGACCGCGACCCGGCGGCCGTGGCCCGGAACCGGGAACACCTGGACCACCTCGAGTGGATGGCGGAGCTGGCCGGGCACCTTTCCCGGCGCCGCCGGCGCCGCGGCAGCATCGACTTCGATCTCCCCGAGCCCGCCGTGGTCCTGGGGCTCCGGGGAGAGCTCGAGGCCATCGTCCGGCGGGAGCGGAACCTGGCCCACCAGATCATCGAAGAGTTCATGATCGCCGCCAACGAGGCGGTGGCGGCGCACCTGGCCGAGCGCCGCATCCCGGTGCTCTACCGGGTCCACGAGGAGCCCGATCGCGCCAAGGTCCGCGACTTCGTGGAGTTCGCCCGTTCGGCGGGCCTGGACGTGGCGGCCCCGGAGGAGCTGACACCGCGGTGGTTTCAGGAGGTCCTGGCCCGGGCCGAGGGGACGCCCCAGGAGTACGTGGTGAACGCGGTGCTGCTCCGGTCCATGCAGCAGGCCGTCTATTCCCCGGTCAACTCCGGGCACTTCGGCCTGGCCTCCCCGGCCTATCTCCACTTCACCTCCCCCATCCGCCGGTACCCGGACCTGGTGGTCCACCGGGTGCTGAAGGCCAACCTGCGCGGCACGCGCAAGCGGCCCGTCTACGGCGAGGACCGGCTCGAGGAGCTGGGCCGGGCCTTGTCCGCCCGGGAGCGGACGGCCTTGGAGGCCGAGCGCGAGATGCTCGACCGGCTCAAGGTCCGGTTCATGGAGGGCCGGGTCGGCGAGGTCTTCGAAGGGGTCGTCTCCGGGGTGGCCTCCTTCGGCTTCTTCGTGGAGCTCCGGGACGTCTTCGTGGAAGGGGCGGTCCGCCTGGTGGACCTCGCCGACGACTACTACGTCCTTGAGGAGAACCGCCACCGCCTGGTGGGGAAGCGCACCGGGCGCACCTTCCAGATCGGCCAGGTGGTCCGGGTCTCGGTGAAGGCGGTGAACGTGGCCCGGCGCCACATCAACTTCGAACTGGTCCCGGACGACGCCTCCTAG
- the ligA gene encoding NAD-dependent DNA ligase LigA, with the protein MAVPAEILERIQRLRREIDEHNYRYYVLDSPVISDAEFDALMHELRDLEARYPETVTPDSPTQRVGAAPADRFRKVPHAVPMLSLDDAFSEAEVREFDGRVRRQLGLDASPEYVVEPKMDGLAVELVYEAGRFVLGATRGDGTTGEDVTANLRTIRAVPLRLRPAADLPERLDARGEVFMTREGFAALNREREAAGEPPFANPRNAAAGSLRQLDPAVTAARPLDIFFYGVGEIRGWRPQTHWEVLEALRRWGLKVNPLVHRAQGIEAAIRARDRLAAQRAALPYEIDGVVIKVNRLDYWERLGTRARSPRWAVAYKFAAEQAVTRILEIRLSVGRTGAVTPVALMEPVRVGGVRVRRATLHNEDEIRRKDVRVGDWVLVQRAGDVIPEVVKVLAERRTGAEVPFVMPRTCPVCGSRLVRGEGEVVWRCPNPECFPRLVRRVVHFASKGAMDIDGLGTKVAEQLVGVGLIRDVADIYSIEMSDLLSLDRFAERSARNLLEAIERSKATTLERLLYALGIRHVGEVGAQLLAAHFGSVEALMAASEEALQEVPGVGPEMARSVAAWFAEPANRRLVERLLAAGVRPAPPAARAGAPLSGKTVVFTGGLSGLTREEAKRRVLAAGGRVASSVGRGVDFVVVGERPGSKLEKARRLGIRVIDEAEFLALLEGTED; encoded by the coding sequence ATGGCCGTCCCCGCCGAGATCCTCGAGCGCATCCAGCGGCTCCGCCGGGAGATCGACGAACACAACTACCGCTACTACGTCCTCGACAGCCCGGTGATCAGCGACGCCGAGTTCGACGCCCTGATGCACGAGCTGCGGGACCTCGAGGCCCGCTACCCCGAGACGGTCACCCCGGATTCCCCCACCCAGCGGGTGGGGGCCGCCCCGGCCGACCGGTTCCGCAAGGTCCCCCACGCCGTTCCCATGCTGAGCCTGGACGACGCCTTCAGCGAGGCGGAGGTCCGGGAGTTCGACGGGCGGGTGCGCCGGCAGCTCGGCCTCGACGCCTCGCCGGAGTACGTGGTGGAACCCAAGATGGACGGCCTCGCCGTGGAGCTGGTCTACGAGGCCGGGCGCTTCGTCCTGGGCGCCACCCGCGGGGACGGGACCACGGGGGAAGACGTGACGGCCAACCTCCGGACCATCCGCGCCGTCCCCCTCCGGCTGCGGCCCGCCGCCGACCTCCCCGAGCGCCTCGACGCCCGCGGCGAGGTCTTCATGACGCGGGAGGGGTTCGCGGCCTTGAACCGCGAGCGGGAGGCCGCGGGGGAGCCCCCCTTCGCCAACCCGCGAAACGCCGCCGCCGGCTCCCTTCGCCAGCTGGATCCCGCCGTCACGGCGGCCCGGCCGCTGGACATCTTCTTCTACGGGGTGGGGGAGATCCGGGGGTGGCGCCCGCAGACCCACTGGGAGGTCCTCGAGGCCCTGCGCCGCTGGGGTCTCAAGGTGAACCCCCTGGTGCACAGGGCCCAGGGGATCGAGGCGGCGATACGGGCCCGGGACCGCCTTGCGGCCCAAAGGGCCGCCCTGCCCTACGAGATCGACGGGGTGGTCATCAAGGTGAACCGCCTGGACTACTGGGAACGGCTCGGGACCCGGGCCCGGAGCCCGCGCTGGGCGGTGGCCTACAAGTTCGCGGCGGAACAGGCGGTCACCCGGATCCTCGAGATCCGGCTGAGCGTGGGGCGGACCGGGGCCGTGACCCCGGTGGCGCTCATGGAGCCGGTGCGGGTGGGGGGCGTCCGGGTCCGGCGGGCCACGCTCCACAACGAGGACGAGATCCGGCGCAAGGACGTCCGCGTGGGCGACTGGGTCCTGGTCCAGCGGGCGGGCGACGTGATACCGGAGGTGGTCAAGGTGCTCGCCGAGCGCCGGACCGGGGCGGAGGTGCCCTTCGTCATGCCGCGGACCTGCCCGGTCTGCGGCTCCCGGCTCGTCCGGGGCGAGGGGGAGGTGGTCTGGCGCTGTCCCAACCCGGAGTGCTTCCCGCGCCTCGTCCGCCGGGTGGTCCACTTCGCCTCCAAGGGGGCCATGGACATCGACGGCCTGGGGACCAAGGTCGCCGAGCAACTGGTCGGGGTTGGACTTATCCGCGATGTTGCCGATATATACTCTATCGAGATGAGCGACCTCCTCTCCCTGGACCGGTTCGCCGAGCGCTCCGCGCGGAATCTCCTCGAGGCCATCGAGCGGAGCAAGGCGACCACACTGGAGCGCCTTCTCTACGCCCTGGGGATCCGGCACGTGGGGGAGGTCGGGGCCCAGCTCCTCGCGGCGCATTTCGGGTCCGTGGAAGCCCTCATGGCGGCGTCCGAGGAGGCCCTCCAGGAGGTTCCGGGGGTGGGCCCGGAGATGGCCCGGAGCGTGGCCGCGTGGTTCGCCGAGCCGGCCAACCGGCGGCTGGTGGAGCGCCTGCTCGCGGCCGGGGTCCGGCCGGCGCCGCCCGCCGCCCGGGCCGGGGCGCCCCTTTCGGGCAAGACCGTGGTCTTCACCGGGGGGCTTTCGGGGCTGACCCGGGAGGAGGCCAAGCGGCGCGTGCTCGCGGCCGGGGGGCGGGTGGCCTCCTCCGTGGGCCGCGGCGTGGATTTCGTGGTGGTGGGGGAACGGCCCGGTTCCAAGCTCGAAAAGGCGCGCCGTCTCGGGATCCGGGTCATCGACGAGGCGGAGTTCTTGGCCCTGCTCGAAGGAACGGAGGATTAG
- a CDS encoding GGDEF domain-containing protein, translated as MAPEETTQAAAGEQLPQDKISEIARRALKGLVAKGKAPIPPVYEKAFYDEALKLGEEGLVAFLQAKLPPGQAAQAMAERLAGVMTNLGDTMKQYKERLDVHSEHIEGRKKSLEDALAPEVWAVLQQEVGALLSANALMREQVEASERRLEAHKQEVAELQRRVRFDALTGALNRGAFEEDIADEYARCRRYDRPFTLIIADIDCFKKVNDTYGHTIGDEVLKYFVRMISQEVREIDRVYRYGGEEFVVLLPETDFDGALVVAERLRSRVESRVLKCKGDEDISLKITASFGVTTGGPEDANPKAVLARADKALYKAKEEGRNRVVGLRPGGGAA; from the coding sequence ATGGCACCGGAGGAGACGACCCAGGCGGCGGCCGGGGAACAGCTGCCCCAGGACAAGATCTCGGAGATCGCCCGCCGGGCCCTCAAGGGGCTCGTCGCCAAGGGCAAGGCGCCCATCCCCCCGGTCTACGAGAAGGCCTTCTACGACGAGGCCCTGAAGCTCGGGGAGGAAGGCCTCGTGGCCTTCCTCCAGGCCAAGCTCCCCCCGGGTCAGGCCGCCCAGGCCATGGCCGAGCGCCTCGCTGGCGTCATGACCAACCTGGGCGACACCATGAAGCAGTACAAGGAGCGGCTCGACGTCCACAGCGAGCACATCGAGGGGCGGAAGAAGTCTCTGGAGGACGCCCTGGCACCGGAGGTCTGGGCCGTGCTGCAGCAGGAGGTGGGGGCGCTCCTGAGCGCCAACGCCCTCATGCGCGAGCAGGTGGAGGCCTCGGAGCGGCGCCTCGAGGCCCACAAGCAGGAGGTGGCCGAGCTCCAGCGCCGGGTCCGGTTCGACGCGCTGACGGGGGCCTTGAACCGCGGAGCCTTCGAGGAGGACATCGCCGACGAGTACGCCCGGTGCCGCCGCTACGACCGGCCCTTCACCCTCATCATCGCCGACATCGACTGCTTCAAGAAGGTGAACGACACCTACGGCCACACCATCGGTGACGAGGTCCTCAAGTACTTCGTCCGGATGATCTCGCAGGAGGTCCGGGAGATCGACCGGGTCTACCGCTACGGGGGGGAGGAGTTCGTGGTGCTGCTGCCCGAGACCGACTTCGACGGGGCCCTGGTGGTGGCGGAGCGGCTCCGCTCCCGCGTGGAGTCCCGCGTCCTCAAGTGCAAGGGCGACGAGGACATCAGCCTCAAGATCACCGCCTCCTTCGGCGTCACCACCGGGGGGCCGGAGGACGCCAATCCCAAGGCCGTCCTGGCCCGGGCCGACAAGGCCCTCTACAAGGCCAAGGAAGAGGGCCGGAACCGGGTGGTGGGCCTCCGGCCGGGCGGCGGCGCGGCCTGA
- a CDS encoding acylphosphatase, with amino-acid sequence MADIRIHAWVSGRVQGVFFRASTRDEARRLGLSGWVRNLPDGRVELVAEGPEAAVRALEAWCRQGPPYARVDHLEVREEPVSGAFEGFEVRY; translated from the coding sequence ATGGCGGACATCCGAATCCACGCGTGGGTGAGCGGCCGGGTCCAGGGGGTCTTCTTCCGGGCCTCCACCCGGGACGAGGCCCGGCGGCTGGGGCTTTCCGGCTGGGTCCGCAACCTGCCGGACGGGCGGGTGGAGCTGGTGGCCGAGGGGCCCGAGGCGGCGGTCCGGGCGCTGGAGGCCTGGTGCCGACAGGGGCCGCCCTACGCCCGGGTGGACCACCTGGAGGTCCGGGAGGAGCCGGTCTCCGGCGCCTTCGAGGGCTTCGAGGTGCGCTACTAG
- a CDS encoding response regulator: MKALVVDDSQAMRKMVRAGLEELGIFDEIHEAADGAQALAKLREVGPVDIVLLDWYMPEMEGYECLLKIRENAAWNDVKVMMVTTENQQENVIRAVMAGANEYLMKPFTADMLGEKVRMVLGV, translated from the coding sequence ATGAAGGCGCTGGTCGTTGACGACTCCCAGGCCATGCGGAAGATGGTCCGGGCCGGCCTCGAGGAGCTGGGGATCTTCGACGAGATCCACGAGGCGGCCGACGGGGCCCAGGCCCTGGCGAAGCTCCGGGAGGTGGGGCCCGTGGATATCGTGCTGCTCGACTGGTACATGCCGGAGATGGAGGGCTACGAGTGTCTCCTCAAGATCCGGGAGAACGCCGCCTGGAACGACGTGAAGGTGATGATGGTGACCACGGAGAACCAGCAGGAGAACGTGATCCGGGCCGTCATGGCCGGGGCCAACGAGTACCTCATGAAGCCCTTCACGGCGGACATGCTGGGCGAGAAGGTCCGGATGGTGCTGGGCGTATGA